A part of Brevinematia bacterium genomic DNA contains:
- a CDS encoding TonB-dependent receptor, with product MRKLYVVLMVIFVVGSVWAEFERYVIDTKVGAEEFANVEVVEEVSSKAVGCSVSWVLEDTGIYLQNRGVFGIQSDLTIRGSRFNQTSVAVNGVVMNDIQSGHLNLSLPITIYDVGVLGVQKSGNSTIYGSDAIGGVVDFKFWDVPEENVKIKLYSGDYGLIGSVASVSRGFGPIGIRLSFDRKRSDGYRFNTDFDTWIANLTLLSKFYGFDALAFVGHLEKFYGASKFYRTEAREREIVTMSMFALSKDNFKFNVFYKRSLDNYTVNIVVPNSQVNTHNKASGGVDIQNTFSFGDLGNLFVKLEGRWNVIDSVADIGGVVTNLLGNRYDIPFAVVGEYGIMPLEALSLALGLRADFWYVGDRRYGIILSPSFKSYYYLLPSLKVSGSANRFFRVPTYVELYYYDGVAFGNTNLLPEEGWNYELNLSYFFDRGKKTFAYISGFWRDSLNVIDFADDKTIPGIRYEATNIRWISGGGVEVGLNFDTTMLLNNDGKVKVFYAYAKFDSGVPLNFTFRYDKYLEHQLNVSVLQKFGRLELYLLTSLRNRFEGRDSAGNLLPYTTYTLVNGRLAWEVLSGCKVFVEGYNLGDVGYEDISGVKMPGRWIWAGMEFNMM from the coding sequence ATGAGGAAGTTGTATGTAGTGCTGATGGTTATCTTTGTAGTAGGTAGTGTATGGGCTGAGTTTGAGAGGTATGTTATTGATACGAAGGTTGGGGCTGAGGAATTTGCAAATGTTGAAGTAGTAGAAGAGGTAAGTTCTAAGGCTGTTGGTTGCAGTGTTAGTTGGGTTCTTGAGGATACTGGAATTTATTTGCAAAACAGAGGAGTTTTTGGAATCCAGAGTGACTTAACTATTAGGGGAAGTAGATTTAATCAGACTTCTGTTGCAGTGAATGGTGTTGTAATGAATGATATACAGAGTGGGCACTTGAATCTTTCTCTTCCTATTACAATCTATGATGTGGGGGTTTTGGGTGTTCAGAAGTCTGGGAATTCTACTATCTACGGTAGTGATGCAATCGGTGGGGTTGTGGACTTTAAGTTTTGGGATGTTCCGGAGGAAAATGTGAAGATTAAGCTATATTCGGGTGATTATGGTCTTATTGGCAGTGTTGCTTCGGTCTCAAGGGGTTTTGGTCCTATAGGGATTAGGCTTTCGTTTGATAGAAAGAGAAGTGATGGATATAGGTTCAATACGGACTTTGATACTTGGATTGCAAACTTAACTTTACTTTCAAAATTTTATGGATTTGATGCTTTAGCTTTTGTTGGGCATCTTGAAAAGTTCTATGGAGCTAGTAAGTTTTATAGAACTGAGGCTAGGGAGAGAGAGATTGTCACTATGTCTATGTTTGCTCTTTCAAAAGATAACTTTAAGTTTAATGTGTTTTATAAAAGGAGTTTGGACAATTATACCGTTAATATAGTGGTTCCTAATTCTCAGGTGAATACTCACAATAAAGCTAGTGGCGGTGTAGATATTCAAAATACATTTAGTTTTGGAGACTTGGGCAATTTGTTTGTTAAGCTTGAAGGTAGGTGGAATGTAATAGACAGTGTTGCTGATATTGGTGGTGTTGTTACTAACCTTCTTGGTAATAGATATGACATACCATTTGCAGTTGTTGGTGAATATGGTATTATGCCCTTAGAAGCTCTTTCGCTTGCCTTGGGACTTAGAGCAGATTTTTGGTATGTTGGTGATAGGAGATACGGTATTATTCTCTCACCTTCGTTTAAGAGTTACTATTACCTACTACCATCTTTGAAAGTTTCGGGAAGTGCTAATAGATTTTTCAGGGTACCTACTTATGTGGAGTTGTATTACTACGATGGGGTAGCTTTTGGTAATACTAACCTTCTGCCAGAAGAGGGATGGAACTATGAGTTGAATCTTTCTTATTTCTTTGACAGGGGGAAGAAAACTTTTGCATACATTTCTGGTTTTTGGAGGGATAGCCTTAATGTTATAGATTTTGCTGATGATAAGACTATTCCTGGGATCAGGTATGAAGCTACGAACATAAGGTGGATCAGTGGTGGAGGCGTTGAAGTTGGTTTAAACTTTGATACCACTATGCTTCTAAATAATGATGGTAAGGTTAAAGTGTTCTACGCTTATGCAAAGTTTGATTCTGGTGTTCCTCTTAATTTCACTTTCAGGTATGATAAATACTTGGAGCATCAACTTAATGTCTCGGTTTTACAGAAGTTTGGAAGACTTGAGTTGTATCTTCTTACAAGTCTGAGGAATAGGTTTGAAGGAAGAGACAGTGCTGGTAATCTACTACCTTATACTACCTATACTCTTGTCAATGGTAGGTTGGCTTGGGAGGTTCTGAGTGGTTGTAAGGTTTTTGTTGAGGGATATAACTTAGGAGATGTAGGGTATGAGGACATAAGTGGTGTTAAGATGCCGGGAAGGTGGATATGGGCCGGGATGGAGTTTAATATGATGTAG
- the dnaN gene encoding DNA polymerase III subunit beta, producing the protein MKFHINSDVLGKLLKPVVKASSSNRTLQILNHIHFRVGGGGVEIVGANPEYTVRVKEWADVESEGEFLALGDKFFQIVKVLPPDLVTIEQSGEGSILIRSRSKATSFLLQTVSVEEYPKQILESIETSYNLEVSQGEMKKIVRKLIKFCSDSDTLQAVFTGFLFDLRENGRLVVVTTDTKRMGVFYSSYRSEDGYRNIKFVVPSDTLEILEDVLSDEGPLKVGINYDEEQSVRNVVFTTHSLTISSSVISGTFPNYEAVIPETLANYAIINRKDLEEAIKRVSVISDRESNRVIFSFDSEKLTVKTENSILGQASEVIPCRFFGNPDYVCFNYEFILDYLSTLESEEFYWGFNHYEHVNKFWSEKEKEFIHVAMPLRRV; encoded by the coding sequence ATGAAATTTCACATAAATTCAGATGTTCTTGGAAAATTGCTAAAGCCGGTTGTCAAAGCATCTTCTTCTAATAGGACTCTTCAGATTCTTAACCATATCCACTTTAGGGTTGGTGGCGGTGGAGTGGAAATAGTTGGAGCGAATCCTGAGTATACAGTTAGGGTTAAGGAATGGGCAGATGTTGAGTCTGAGGGAGAGTTTTTGGCATTAGGGGATAAGTTTTTTCAGATAGTGAAGGTGCTTCCACCTGATCTCGTAACAATAGAGCAGAGTGGCGAAGGAAGTATTTTAATAAGGTCCAGGAGTAAAGCTACAAGCTTTTTGCTCCAAACAGTGTCTGTTGAAGAGTATCCTAAGCAGATACTTGAAAGTATTGAGACATCTTACAACCTAGAGGTTTCTCAAGGTGAAATGAAAAAGATCGTTAGAAAGCTTATAAAGTTTTGTTCCGATAGTGATACATTACAGGCAGTTTTCACCGGTTTTCTGTTTGATTTGAGAGAAAATGGTAGGCTTGTTGTGGTTACTACTGATACCAAGAGAATGGGTGTGTTTTATTCTTCATACAGATCTGAGGATGGGTATAGAAACATTAAGTTTGTTGTTCCTTCGGATACTCTTGAGATACTTGAGGATGTGTTATCTGATGAAGGACCTTTGAAAGTAGGGATAAACTATGATGAAGAGCAAAGTGTAAGGAATGTTGTATTTACTACTCATTCGCTTACGATCTCCTCTTCGGTCATATCCGGCACTTTTCCAAACTATGAGGCGGTTATACCGGAAACTTTAGCTAACTATGCGATTATAAATAGGAAAGATCTTGAGGAAGCTATAAAGAGGGTTTCTGTGATTTCGGATAGGGAGAGTAATAGAGTGATATTTTCGTTTGATTCTGAGAAATTGACTGTAAAAACAGAGAACAGTATTTTAGGGCAAGCTAGCGAGGTTATTCCTTGTAGGTTTTTTGGAAACCCTGATTACGTGTGCTTTAATTACGAGTTCATACTTGACTACCTCTCTACCTTAGAAAGCGAAGAGTTTTACTGGGGCTTTAACCACTACGAACATGTAAACAAGTTCTGGTCTGAGAAGGAGAAGGAATTCATCCATGTTGCAATGCCTTTGAGGAGGGTGTGA
- the efp gene encoding elongation factor P gives MPGVEASSLRRGHIILVDGKFFMVIDNQHIKLGRGGANSRLRLRSLESGNIVEKTFGSDTIIEKPEVEVREMNVIYIDEDNVGVMDSETYEQYDIPRATVGDSILYLKEGVNVIGYISSGTIITILPPDFVELRVVETDPGLRGDTVSGGSKPAKLETGLVVQVPLFVQIGDVVKVDTRENRYVERVK, from the coding sequence ATGCCCGGGGTTGAGGCTTCTTCTCTCAGAAGAGGTCACATTATCTTGGTAGATGGGAAGTTTTTCATGGTTATTGACAATCAGCACATAAAGTTAGGCAGAGGGGGAGCAAACTCTAGGCTTAGGTTGAGGTCATTGGAGAGTGGTAATATAGTAGAGAAAACATTTGGTTCAGATACAATAATTGAGAAACCCGAAGTTGAAGTTAGGGAGATGAATGTAATTTACATTGATGAAGATAATGTCGGGGTTATGGATAGCGAAACCTATGAGCAGTACGATATTCCTAGAGCTACGGTAGGGGATAGTATTCTTTACCTAAAAGAAGGGGTTAATGTTATTGGATACATAAGTAGCGGGACTATAATAACAATCTTACCACCAGATTTTGTTGAGCTTAGGGTTGTTGAAACAGATCCTGGGCTTAGGGGAGATACGGTGAGTGGGGGATCTAAACCTGCTAAGCTTGAGACTGGGCTTGTGGTGCAGGTTCCGCTTTTCGTACAGATAGGAGATGTAGTTAAGGTTGATACTAGGGAGAATAGATATGTAGAGAGAGTGAAGTGA
- a CDS encoding ABC transporter permease codes for MFRKVVIFIAGRYINFSGRDIISKISLVSFLSVVVGVATSVVVLSITNGFREDLKDKMIGKDAHILVIGRGLGIENYEFLINDIRANLKWAKEVEPYYQGQGLLRRWGDNIHGTLVMGVTTNSIRRYSRYFKLIDGSYELGDGEILLGETLAYNLRARVGSEIEVIVKPPVEGELPRIRKVRVKGIFSAGYGEYDSILSVLLLKDAQKLYQVGNIAYGVSIMVDNVDKVKEYKYAILNRYSGAFIVLTWQETNRNLFEALHNQKTVMFLVLFLFFVVVSFGIIGTMMSLALDKKSEIAILKAIGMHSRDILQIFTIAGAVLGTVGSFFGLLIGVFISINLEAITLGIEDFVNYVLFNLSYPVAKVVNPFISYPEKFEFFKSNVYYIKSFPTKVEFGDLILISLFAVSVSVFASLIPALRASKLKPAEILRNE; via the coding sequence ATGTTTAGGAAGGTTGTTATTTTTATAGCGGGAAGGTATATAAACTTTTCTGGTAGGGATATAATATCAAAGATTTCGCTGGTTTCATTTTTGTCAGTTGTTGTGGGAGTTGCTACCTCAGTTGTTGTTCTTTCAATAACTAATGGATTTAGAGAGGACTTGAAGGACAAGATGATAGGTAAGGATGCCCACATTTTGGTCATAGGAAGGGGATTGGGAATAGAAAACTATGAGTTTTTGATCAATGACATTAGAGCAAATCTTAAGTGGGCTAAGGAAGTTGAACCTTACTACCAGGGACAAGGGTTACTCCGAAGATGGGGTGATAATATCCATGGAACTTTAGTAATGGGAGTGACAACTAACTCTATTAGAAGGTATAGTAGGTACTTTAAGTTGATTGATGGTAGCTATGAGCTTGGAGATGGTGAAATACTTCTTGGTGAGACACTTGCATACAACCTCAGGGCAAGAGTAGGTTCAGAAATAGAGGTTATCGTTAAACCACCTGTGGAGGGTGAGCTTCCTAGGATTAGAAAAGTCAGGGTTAAGGGAATTTTTTCTGCCGGTTATGGAGAGTATGATAGTATTTTGTCGGTTTTGCTCCTGAAAGATGCTCAGAAGTTGTATCAGGTTGGGAATATAGCTTACGGGGTAAGCATAATGGTTGATAATGTTGATAAGGTTAAGGAGTATAAGTATGCAATACTCAACCGTTATTCTGGTGCTTTCATTGTTCTAACTTGGCAAGAGACAAACAGGAATCTTTTTGAGGCGTTGCATAACCAGAAGACTGTGATGTTCTTGGTATTGTTCTTATTCTTCGTTGTAGTATCGTTTGGAATAATTGGAACTATGATGTCGCTTGCTCTGGACAAAAAATCAGAGATCGCCATCTTAAAGGCAATAGGCATGCATAGTAGAGATATACTTCAGATTTTTACAATAGCTGGAGCAGTTCTTGGAACTGTTGGTAGTTTTTTCGGTCTCTTGATAGGTGTATTTATCTCAATAAATCTTGAAGCTATAACATTGGGGATAGAGGATTTTGTAAATTATGTCCTCTTTAATCTTTCATATCCTGTTGCTAAGGTTGTGAACCCTTTTATCAGTTATCCGGAGAAGTTTGAGTTTTTTAAGAGCAATGTTTACTATATAAAGTCTTTCCCCACTAAGGTTGAGTTTGGAGATTTGATTTTGATCTCTTTGTTTGCAGTGAGTGTGTCGGTGTTTGCTTCTCTGATTCCAGCACTTAGAGCTTCAAAGTTAAAGCCTGCAGAAATTCTTAGAAATGAATAA
- the mltG gene encoding endolytic transglycosylase MltG, whose amino-acid sequence MIKRNPPFQKIFLLLSLLTLIIVAGIITYIFLFEEASGEYKEYILIVEKGDTLHSIGKKLENEGIIKDRRIFIFLSRIVGLEKKIVPSAYKVTSKMNVFQIIDILLNEKIYTIKVRIPEGATSYDIDRILAEAKLTKPGEIVKAVKNPDLLRKYNIKSDRLEGFLFPSTYYIPFYYKDKPDKIVELFVNTFFKLVDREEYSYLASKVGLTFEQAVTLASIIEKEAGRPKDEKYLVSSVFHNRLNRGIHLASCATVIYGLMDLNMWKNNNLHKWHLQYDTPYNTYTRRGLPKTPISNPSLESLKAAVMPYDTDYLYFVSKNDGTHVFSRTYQEHQKYVNIYQVEYWKKRKQNSGN is encoded by the coding sequence ATGATCAAACGCAATCCTCCTTTTCAGAAAATCTTTCTTCTTCTTTCTCTCTTGACCTTAATTATAGTTGCAGGAATAATAACCTACATTTTCTTGTTTGAAGAAGCCAGCGGAGAATACAAAGAGTATATTTTGATAGTTGAAAAGGGGGATACCCTTCACAGCATTGGGAAAAAACTAGAGAATGAAGGAATCATTAAGGACAGAAGAATATTTATCTTTCTTTCACGAATCGTAGGATTGGAAAAAAAGATCGTCCCCTCAGCTTATAAAGTAACATCAAAAATGAATGTATTTCAGATAATAGACATTTTGCTAAACGAGAAAATTTATACCATAAAGGTAAGGATCCCTGAAGGAGCAACATCTTACGATATTGACAGAATCCTTGCCGAGGCAAAATTAACCAAACCAGGAGAAATAGTAAAAGCAGTAAAGAATCCAGACCTTCTTAGAAAGTATAACATAAAATCTGACAGACTTGAGGGGTTCCTATTCCCATCCACCTACTACATTCCATTCTACTACAAAGATAAACCTGACAAAATAGTTGAGCTATTTGTCAACACCTTTTTTAAACTCGTAGACAGAGAAGAATACTCTTACCTTGCAAGCAAAGTTGGGCTAACCTTTGAGCAGGCAGTCACACTGGCATCAATAATAGAGAAAGAAGCAGGAAGACCCAAAGATGAGAAGTATCTTGTTTCTTCGGTTTTTCACAATAGGCTAAATAGAGGTATTCATCTAGCATCATGTGCTACGGTAATATACGGCCTTATGGACCTTAATATGTGGAAAAACAACAATCTGCACAAGTGGCACCTACAATATGATACTCCATACAACACCTACACCCGCAGAGGGCTACCAAAGACACCTATCTCAAACCCTTCACTAGAATCACTAAAGGCAGCAGTTATGCCTTACGATACCGACTACCTATACTTTGTGTCCAAAAATGATGGAACTCATGTTTTCTCCAGAACCTATCAAGAACACCAAAAGTATGTCAACATATACCAAGTTGAATACTGGAAAAAGAGAAAACAAAACTCAGGTAACTAG
- a CDS encoding cysteine desulfurase: MVVTPEDIRKDFPIFQRRVRGKELVYLDNAATSQKPIQVISRIESYYKTQNANIHRSIHILSYESTVEYEEAHRKVARFINARSWREVIFVRNATEGINLVAYAYGLNKLREGDEIVLAISEHHSNLVPWQFVCRKTGARLRFIDVDEDYRLKLDEFKQILSERTKIVSIGHVSNITGVINPIREVVSLAKEVGALTIIDGAQGLPHLKVDVQDVGCDFYIATGHKMCGPTGIGFVYGKEEILSEMEPFLYGGDMIDTVTLETSTWNELPWKFESGTANIAGGIGLGAAVDYLEGITMTVVEEIERDLTEYALDVLLGVEGLRLFGPRDVRDRIGVFSFMLDGIHPHDVAHILDREGIAIRSGHHCAQPFLNRIGAESGTARVSTYIYNTKSDIDRLAEALEKVKKIFRV; the protein is encoded by the coding sequence ATGGTGGTTACTCCTGAGGATATAAGGAAGGATTTTCCAATTTTTCAGAGGAGGGTTAGAGGCAAGGAACTGGTTTATCTTGATAATGCTGCAACTTCGCAGAAGCCTATTCAGGTGATTTCAAGAATTGAGAGTTACTATAAAACTCAGAATGCTAATATCCATAGAAGTATACACATATTAAGTTACGAATCTACTGTTGAGTATGAGGAGGCTCATAGGAAGGTTGCTAGGTTCATAAATGCTAGAAGTTGGCGTGAGGTAATTTTTGTAAGAAATGCTACTGAGGGGATAAATCTTGTTGCGTACGCTTATGGGTTGAATAAGCTTAGGGAAGGTGATGAGATAGTGTTAGCTATTTCGGAACATCATTCTAACTTAGTTCCGTGGCAATTTGTTTGTAGAAAAACTGGTGCAAGGCTGAGATTCATAGATGTTGATGAAGATTATAGACTAAAATTGGATGAATTTAAGCAAATTTTGTCTGAGAGAACAAAGATAGTTAGTATTGGTCATGTGTCAAACATAACGGGTGTGATAAATCCGATTAGGGAAGTAGTTTCCTTAGCCAAGGAAGTAGGAGCTTTGACGATTATTGATGGTGCTCAAGGACTTCCTCATCTTAAAGTAGATGTGCAGGATGTGGGGTGTGATTTTTACATAGCTACTGGTCATAAGATGTGTGGTCCTACGGGGATAGGTTTTGTATATGGTAAGGAGGAGATATTATCAGAAATGGAACCATTTCTATATGGTGGTGATATGATAGATACTGTTACGCTTGAGACAAGTACTTGGAATGAGCTTCCTTGGAAGTTTGAATCAGGGACTGCTAATATTGCTGGAGGTATTGGGCTTGGTGCTGCTGTTGACTACCTTGAGGGAATAACTATGACGGTTGTTGAGGAGATTGAGAGGGATCTTACCGAATATGCTTTGGATGTGCTTTTGGGGGTAGAAGGACTGAGACTGTTTGGTCCTAGGGATGTTAGAGATAGGATAGGGGTTTTTTCATTTATGCTGGATGGAATTCATCCGCATGATGTAGCACATATCCTTGACAGGGAAGGGATAGCCATAAGGTCTGGACATCACTGTGCTCAGCCTTTTCTTAATAGGATAGGTGCTGAAAGTGGAACGGCAAGAGTGAGTACTTATATATACAATACGAAGTCTGATATTGACAGGCTTGCTGAAGCTCTGGAAAAAGTTAAGAAGATTTTTAGAGTTTAG
- a CDS encoding flagellar basal body P-ring protein FlgI, giving the protein MGMRYCLVIVLLFITGLLAYSETVKLKEIATVCVGEELIQGYGLVVGLKGTGDSTRNYSTAKTISDHLREFGLDVAPTNFFARNSASVVVSARISRNLREGVSFDVNVSSLFDARSLEGGFLLKTPLKDSEGRIVGFAQGNVTTPKGSVRTTGVVPNGGILVLDLGSEFENRVLKISFDNVSPSTVNLAVKSLREKFSGLNVRVVNLSCLEVEVPEEFQGNEFEFIAKLMETEVDVLEEAFVVVDQKSATVVITGDVKLYPVSVSYKGMKVISSEFGTFFESGEIYSIPSTSLKGFVDALSKIGVKAEDLIQILLLMRDAGGIKARFIVK; this is encoded by the coding sequence ATGGGTATGAGATACTGCTTAGTGATTGTATTACTTTTCATCACGGGGCTATTGGCTTACTCGGAAACGGTTAAGTTGAAGGAGATAGCTACTGTGTGTGTAGGAGAGGAATTGATTCAGGGTTATGGATTAGTTGTTGGGTTAAAGGGCACAGGTGATTCTACGAGGAATTACTCAACTGCAAAGACGATTTCAGATCACCTTAGGGAGTTTGGGTTAGATGTTGCTCCGACGAACTTTTTTGCTAGAAACTCTGCTTCTGTGGTTGTTTCTGCTAGAATTTCACGAAACCTGAGAGAAGGAGTTTCTTTTGATGTTAATGTTTCTTCTCTATTTGACGCAAGATCGTTGGAGGGAGGCTTTTTGTTGAAGACACCCTTGAAGGATAGTGAGGGGAGGATTGTAGGATTTGCTCAGGGAAATGTAACTACGCCTAAGGGAAGTGTAAGAACAACGGGTGTTGTTCCGAACGGAGGGATATTGGTCCTAGATCTTGGTTCGGAATTTGAGAATAGGGTTTTGAAAATATCTTTTGATAATGTTTCGCCTTCTACCGTGAATTTAGCTGTTAAATCACTTAGGGAAAAATTTAGTGGTTTGAATGTTCGGGTGGTAAATCTTTCTTGTCTGGAGGTAGAGGTGCCTGAGGAGTTTCAGGGGAATGAGTTTGAGTTTATAGCAAAACTTATGGAGACAGAGGTTGATGTATTGGAGGAGGCGTTTGTGGTTGTGGATCAAAAAAGTGCAACGGTAGTGATAACTGGAGATGTTAAACTTTATCCTGTAAGTGTCTCGTATAAGGGGATGAAGGTAATATCTTCAGAGTTTGGCACTTTTTTTGAAAGTGGCGAAATATATAGCATTCCGTCAACCAGTCTAAAGGGGTTTGTAGATGCTCTGTCAAAGATTGGTGTGAAGGCTGAGGATCTTATTCAGATACTTTTGTTAATGAGGGATGCTGGGGGAATAAAAGCAAGATTTATTGTGAAATAA
- the groL gene encoding chaperonin GroEL (60 kDa chaperone family; promotes refolding of misfolded polypeptides especially under stressful conditions; forms two stacked rings of heptamers to form a barrel-shaped 14mer; ends can be capped by GroES; misfolded proteins enter the barrel where they are refolded when GroES binds) translates to MAKIMSFGENARQSLLRGVEKLANAVKITLGPRGRNVILERKFGAPLVSNDGVTIAKEIELEDPYENMAAQLVKEVATKTNDVAGDGTTTATLLTLAIVKEGIKNVTAGTNPMMIKRGIDKASQKIADEIKKIAKQVQSSEDIKNVATISANNDTKVGELLAQAMEKVGRDGVITVEEGKSLETTLEVVEGMQFDRGYISPYMVTNAETMTAELENPFILIYDKKLSSVREIVPLLEKIAQSGKPLLIIAEDVEGEALATLIYNKLRGGLLSVAVKAPAFGERRKAMLEDIAILTGGQVVSEEKGMKLENTTIDMLGRAEKVKVDKENTTIINGAGSQKDIQARIAQIKKQIQETTSDYDREKLQERLAKLSGGVAVIKVGGATEVEVKERKSRIEDALHATKAAVEEGIVPGGGVTYLYLANKLDDITVEFPEEKIGIEIVKKSLEEPLRQICENAGIDGAVAVEKVKNAKFGFGYNALTDKWVEDLAKDGVIDPAKVVRIAIQNAISVASLLLTTETLVAEKPEKKKDQHQPGMSDIEY, encoded by the coding sequence ATGGCAAAAATAATGTCTTTTGGAGAAAACGCAAGACAATCTCTTTTAAGAGGAGTTGAAAAACTTGCTAATGCAGTAAAGATAACTTTAGGTCCAAGGGGCAGAAATGTAATACTTGAGAGGAAATTTGGAGCCCCACTTGTAAGTAACGATGGTGTAACAATAGCTAAAGAAATAGAACTTGAAGATCCTTACGAGAACATGGCAGCACAACTTGTAAAAGAAGTTGCTACAAAAACAAACGATGTTGCTGGAGACGGCACGACAACCGCTACCTTGTTAACCCTAGCTATTGTAAAGGAAGGTATCAAAAACGTCACTGCAGGAACCAATCCTATGATGATCAAAAGAGGCATTGACAAAGCCTCACAGAAGATCGCAGATGAGATAAAGAAAATAGCAAAACAGGTTCAGTCTAGCGAAGACATAAAGAATGTTGCTACAATCTCCGCTAACAACGACACCAAAGTTGGTGAACTACTCGCACAAGCTATGGAAAAAGTTGGTAGAGATGGAGTTATAACGGTTGAAGAAGGTAAATCCTTAGAAACCACCCTTGAAGTTGTTGAAGGAATGCAGTTTGACAGAGGGTACATTTCACCCTACATGGTAACTAACGCCGAAACAATGACTGCTGAGCTTGAAAACCCATTCATCCTCATCTACGACAAAAAGCTTTCTTCCGTAAGAGAGATTGTTCCACTTCTAGAAAAAATCGCTCAATCTGGTAAACCCTTGCTCATAATCGCTGAAGATGTTGAAGGAGAAGCACTCGCAACCCTAATCTACAATAAACTAAGAGGCGGACTACTAAGTGTCGCAGTTAAAGCTCCTGCCTTTGGAGAGAGAAGAAAAGCAATGTTAGAAGACATTGCTATCCTAACAGGTGGACAGGTTGTCTCCGAAGAAAAAGGTATGAAACTGGAAAATACCACCATTGACATGCTCGGAAGAGCAGAAAAAGTTAAGGTTGATAAAGAAAACACTACCATCATAAACGGGGCTGGAAGCCAAAAAGACATCCAAGCAAGAATAGCTCAGATTAAGAAACAAATCCAGGAAACAACCTCCGACTATGACAGAGAAAAATTACAGGAAAGGCTAGCAAAACTCTCTGGAGGCGTAGCTGTTATAAAGGTTGGTGGAGCTACCGAAGTAGAAGTAAAAGAAAGAAAATCCAGAATTGAAGATGCATTGCACGCCACTAAAGCAGCAGTTGAGGAAGGAATCGTGCCAGGCGGTGGTGTCACCTACTTATACCTAGCTAATAAACTGGACGATATCACAGTTGAGTTCCCTGAAGAAAAAATCGGTATAGAGATCGTTAAAAAATCCCTTGAAGAACCTCTAAGGCAAATCTGTGAAAACGCTGGTATAGATGGAGCAGTAGCAGTTGAAAAAGTTAAGAATGCTAAGTTTGGCTTCGGTTACAACGCCTTAACCGATAAATGGGTTGAGGATCTTGCAAAAGATGGAGTTATTGACCCAGCTAAAGTAGTAAGAATTGCTATACAAAACGCAATAAGCGTAGCTTCATTGCTACTAACAACAGAAACATTAGTTGCGGAAAAACCAGAAAAGAAAAAAGATCAACATCAGCCTGGAATGAGTGACATTGAGTATTAA